From the Candidatus Poribacteria bacterium genome, one window contains:
- a CDS encoding adenylosuccinate synthase: protein MANILVVGAQWGDEGKGKIVDFLAEEADIVARYQGGPNAGHSVVINGEKFVLHLIPSGILHPGKICVIGNGVVISLEAICREMDELESRGIHIDRNLLISDRAHVIMPYHIALESALEGNRGGGRIGTTLRGVGPTYSDKMDRLCGIRVVDLLEDEMLEEKISYNLRRKASYVPPESLPDKDELLKSCRSLRERIRPFVTDTALFMNQAIKSGKRVLYEGAQGTMLDVDFGTYPFVTSSNTSVGGVLTGLGVGPKAIDEIMGVVKAYTTRVGKGPFPTELKDKTGQEMRRRGVEYGATTGRPRRCGWLDMVALRYAARINGFTRLAITKLDVLDAFDKIKVCVAYEYNGSKLTDFPSSLTVLSRCKPIYEELPGWKSPTGRIKSLRDMPPNARRYLDYISERLETPISIISVGPERNQTITL, encoded by the coding sequence ATGGCTAATATCCTGGTCGTCGGAGCGCAGTGGGGAGACGAAGGGAAAGGGAAGATCGTCGATTTTCTCGCCGAAGAGGCCGATATCGTGGCGAGATATCAAGGAGGACCGAACGCCGGCCACAGTGTGGTCATCAACGGTGAGAAGTTCGTCCTGCATTTGATCCCCTCCGGTATCCTCCATCCCGGCAAGATCTGTGTCATAGGAAACGGGGTGGTCATATCGCTCGAGGCGATCTGCAGGGAGATGGATGAACTCGAAAGCCGGGGGATACACATCGACCGAAATCTGCTGATAAGCGACAGGGCGCACGTCATAATGCCCTACCACATAGCTCTGGAATCCGCTCTGGAGGGCAATCGAGGCGGCGGGAGGATCGGCACCACCCTCCGGGGCGTTGGCCCCACCTATTCGGATAAGATGGATAGGCTCTGTGGAATAAGGGTGGTGGATCTACTCGAGGACGAGATGTTGGAGGAGAAGATCTCGTATAACCTTAGGAGAAAGGCAAGCTACGTCCCGCCTGAGTCCCTGCCGGATAAGGATGAGCTTCTTAAAAGTTGTAGAAGCCTTAGGGAGAGGATAAGACCGTTCGTCACTGATACCGCCCTCTTCATGAATCAGGCGATCAAATCAGGCAAAAGGGTGCTCTATGAAGGCGCCCAGGGGACGATGCTGGATGTGGATTTCGGAACCTATCCCTTCGTCACCTCATCAAACACGAGCGTTGGAGGAGTGCTCACAGGACTCGGCGTAGGCCCTAAAGCGATCGATGAGATCATGGGAGTGGTTAAGGCATATACTACCCGTGTCGGAAAAGGACCTTTCCCGACGGAGCTCAAGGATAAGACGGGTCAGGAGATGAGGAGAAGAGGGGTCGAATATGGCGCCACAACCGGAAGACCTCGAAGATGCGGCTGGCTTGATATGGTGGCTCTCAGATATGCGGCCCGAATCAATGGCTTTACAAGGCTGGCGATAACCAAGTTGGATGTCTTGGACGCCTTCGATAAAATCAAGGTATGTGTGGCATACGAGTATAACGGCTCAAAGCTAACCGACTTCCCCAGCAGTCTAACCGTCCTATCGAGATGCAAACCGATCTATGAGGAGCTGCCCGGGTGGAAGAGCCCGACGGGGAGGATTAAAAGCCTGAGGGATATGCCACCA
- the rpsI gene encoding 30S ribosomal protein S9: protein MEEKAQYWGTGRRKTSVARVRLIPGSGQVIINKRQLEDYFTREDHRKMIFQPLEATELVGKFDVLVNVRGGGISGQAGAIRHGIARALLQFNPELRPILKKGGFLTRDPRVKERKKYGQKGARAKFQWTKR, encoded by the coding sequence GTGGAGGAAAAAGCGCAGTATTGGGGAACAGGCAGAAGAAAGACCTCTGTGGCGCGGGTCAGACTGATCCCCGGATCCGGCCAAGTTATCATAAACAAAAGACAGCTTGAGGACTATTTCACCCGTGAGGATCACAGAAAGATGATATTCCAGCCTCTGGAAGCGACGGAATTAGTGGGTAAGTTCGACGTGCTGGTCAACGTTCGAGGCGGCGGAATATCAGGTCAGGCCGGTGCAATCAGACACGGTATCGCAAGGGCTTTGCTGCAGTTCAACCCTGAACTAAGACCTATCCTGAAAAAAGGAGGATTTCTGACCCGCGATCCGAGGGTTAAGGAGAGAAAGAAGTACGGACAGAAGGGTGCCAGGGCTAAATTTCAGTGGACTAAAAGATAG
- the rplM gene encoding 50S ribosomal protein L13: MLRTRTISAKPKRDVKWYLVDAEGKVLGRLASQIAKVLRGKHVPTFTPHVDMGFGVIVINAEKIKVTGKKLDDKMYYRHSGYIGGLKVRSLRQMLERNPERVITHAVWGMLPKNRLGRKVFRRLRVYAGPDHPHKAQKPEPLEIEL, from the coding sequence ATGCTCAGAACCAGAACGATTTCGGCAAAACCTAAAAGGGATGTCAAGTGGTACTTGGTTGACGCTGAGGGCAAAGTTTTGGGCAGGCTTGCCAGTCAAATAGCCAAGGTCCTTCGCGGCAAACATGTCCCCACTTTCACCCCTCATGTTGATATGGGGTTCGGCGTTATAGTCATAAACGCCGAGAAGATAAAGGTGACAGGGAAAAAGCTGGACGATAAAATGTATTATCGCCATTCGGGATACATCGGCGGATTGAAGGTGAGAAGTCTGAGACAGATGCTGGAGAGAAATCCCGAAAGGGTTATAACCCATGCTGTCTGGGGAATGCTTCCCAAAAATAGGTTGGGAAGAAAGGTGTTCAGGAGACTTAGGGTATACGCCGGCCCAGATCACCCTCATAAAGCTCAGAAACCTGAACCTTTGGAGATAGAGCTCTGA
- a CDS encoding Gfo/Idh/MocA family oxidoreductase, with protein MKEIRIGMIGYSFMGKAHSFGYRNVGIFYDLKAKPIMKVICGRKEEGVKAAAERYGWQEYETDWRKVVERDDIDLIDICTPGYLHTEMAVAAAEAGKNIFCEKPLANNLADARKMLEAVQKAGVKHMVGFNYRTVPAIALAKRLIEEGKIGQIYHFRGVYLQDWIIDPDFPLVWRLDAKIAGSGPLGDLAAHTVDIAHYLMGEIDEVVAQEETFIKERPPQADVVKGTGLTDVSVAEPTKKVPVTVEDATMFLARFKNGALGTFEASRFCAGRKNFNGFEINGSKGSLAFNFEDMNILWYYSREDEGHVQGFRRILVTESEHEYAGAWWPPGHIIGYGETFVNEIHNLLDALAEDRMPSPSFEDGVKCQKVLEAVTVSVKERRWVKLDEL; from the coding sequence ATGAAAGAGATCAGAATCGGTATGATCGGCTACTCCTTCATGGGCAAGGCCCACAGCTTCGGATACAGAAACGTCGGTATCTTCTACGATCTGAAGGCCAAGCCCATCATGAAGGTGATATGTGGTAGGAAGGAGGAAGGCGTTAAGGCCGCGGCAGAGAGGTACGGATGGCAGGAATATGAGACCGATTGGAGGAAGGTGGTCGAGCGTGACGACATAGATCTCATCGATATCTGCACGCCCGGATATCTGCATACCGAGATGGCCGTGGCTGCCGCCGAGGCCGGCAAGAACATCTTCTGCGAGAAACCGCTTGCCAACAATTTGGCCGATGCCCGTAAGATGCTGGAGGCCGTTCAGAAAGCCGGTGTCAAGCATATGGTCGGATTCAACTACAGAACCGTCCCGGCGATCGCTTTGGCTAAGAGATTGATAGAGGAGGGGAAGATCGGGCAGATATATCACTTCAGAGGGGTATACCTGCAGGATTGGATCATTGACCCTGACTTCCCGCTGGTGTGGAGATTGGACGCGAAAATCGCCGGATCAGGCCCTCTGGGGGATCTAGCTGCACATACTGTGGATATCGCACATTATCTGATGGGCGAGATAGACGAGGTCGTGGCCCAGGAGGAGACCTTCATCAAGGAGAGACCGCCTCAGGCCGACGTGGTTAAGGGCACGGGGTTGACCGATGTGAGCGTAGCTGAGCCGACCAAAAAGGTTCCCGTCACCGTGGAGGACGCGACGATGTTCCTGGCGAGGTTCAAAAATGGCGCTTTGGGAACATTCGAGGCGTCCAGGTTCTGTGCAGGGAGGAAAAACTTCAACGGGTTTGAGATAAACGGCAGCAAGGGAAGTTTGGCCTTCAACTTCGAGGACATGAACATCCTCTGGTACTATTCGAGGGAGGATGAGGGGCACGTGCAGGGGTTCAGACGGATACTCGTCACCGAATCGGAACACGAATATGCCGGTGCATGGTGGCCCCCGGGACATATAATCGGCTACGGCGAGACCTTCGTCAACGAGATACATAATCTGCTCGACGCGCTGGCGGAGGATAGAATGCCCTCACCCTCGTTTGAAGATGGCGTTAAGTGTCAGAAGGTGCTCGAAGCCGTTACCGTATCGGTTAAGGAGAGAAGATGGGTTAAACTCGACGAGCTTTGA
- a CDS encoding PaaI family thioesterase: MADVSELLKRASVEEPFARKINAEVVKVGEGEAVVRMRAASDMTNIFGMIHGGAIFSLMDEAFQLACNSHGTVSLALNVNITYLAPPKVGGLLTAEAKEISCSNRIGVYQIRVTDESGKLIATAQAVAYRKKDPLLFSA, from the coding sequence ATGGCTGATGTATCCGAGCTGCTTAAACGGGCCTCTGTTGAGGAGCCTTTCGCCAGGAAGATCAACGCCGAGGTCGTAAAAGTCGGCGAAGGAGAGGCGGTCGTTAGGATGAGAGCCGCCTCAGATATGACAAACATTTTCGGTATGATCCATGGAGGGGCTATCTTCTCTCTCATGGATGAGGCCTTTCAACTGGCATGCAACTCCCATGGCACCGTCTCCCTAGCCCTGAACGTCAACATTACGTATCTTGCCCCTCCAAAAGTCGGCGGGCTCTTGACCGCTGAGGCGAAGGAGATATCCTGCTCCAACAGGATCGGGGTATATCAGATCAGGGTGACCGATGAGTCGGGGAAGCTTATAGCTACGGCCCAGGCAGTCGCCTATCGGAAAAAAGATCCGCTCCTATTTTCAGCCTGA
- the cpaB gene encoding Flp pilus assembly protein CpaB has product MLSRPRSGRDIRALIIAIMTGLTVTIFVFVLGKYFLPGGMRTYRIVVARKDIKAWERITPEDVELVEVKAKKLSPYYFTSISQVIGRAPVVSIRSGQKLHQGMFRVPEQELSRVLPEGTYGFVFPLNTPSLYLQAQNLMPGDRIDVLAEIRDETTNERMVVEVAQNLLVVGVNYGEPPDSAGQGRVSTGRFRFTTNRSQRRESKVPRSLVLAVTPDQAYALKLASQTGDVSILVRSLKGSTPLTTSSAKTLDEYLREKGILPPKAVISRTSRGARLKTSKVTLIKGTSSQEVPLGGGK; this is encoded by the coding sequence ATGTTATCCCGTCCTCGCTCAGGCAGGGATATAAGGGCTTTAATCATAGCGATCATGACAGGATTGACGGTCACGATATTCGTCTTCGTACTGGGTAAATACTTCCTCCCTGGAGGTATGAGGACCTATAGAATCGTTGTGGCCAGGAAGGATATAAAGGCGTGGGAGAGGATCACACCCGAGGATGTGGAACTGGTTGAAGTGAAGGCCAAAAAGCTTTCTCCCTATTATTTCACGTCCATCTCTCAGGTGATCGGTCGGGCACCGGTGGTCAGCATCAGATCCGGTCAGAAGCTCCATCAGGGTATGTTCAGGGTGCCCGAGCAAGAGTTATCGAGGGTGCTTCCGGAAGGGACATATGGGTTTGTCTTTCCGCTCAACACACCCTCACTTTACCTTCAAGCTCAAAACCTCATGCCGGGCGATAGGATAGACGTGCTGGCTGAGATCAGGGATGAGACTACCAACGAGAGAATGGTGGTTGAGGTCGCCCAAAATCTGCTGGTGGTGGGGGTTAACTACGGCGAACCGCCGGATAGCGCCGGGCAAGGGAGGGTTTCAACGGGCAGATTTCGTTTCACTACCAATAGATCTCAGAGACGCGAGAGCAAAGTCCCCAGATCCCTGGTGTTAGCTGTGACACCCGATCAGGCCTATGCCTTGAAGCTCGCTTCCCAGACCGGCGATGTCTCCATCCTAGTCAGATCCCTGAAAGGTAGCACGCCTCTCACTACCAGTTCAGCCAAAACCTTGGATGAGTATCTCAGGGAGAAAGGGATTCTGCCGCCTAAGGCCGTTATCAGCAGGACATCTCGAGGCGCCAGACTTAAAACATCGAAGGTGACCTTGATAAAGGGCACATCAAGCCAGGAGGTACCCCTGGGGGGAGGCAAATGA
- a CDS encoding BON domain-containing protein: MRQIVAIASLLIFTSGALWGSGPGVMLTDLKVIPSEGGYQIVIELDSPTAYIVDDSNLPSSLRVEIIDCGISPKLISLKPLLVNKGGISRIVLSEDKLRGRTYVDIFLSKRVKYVKRSPRAAKRIVLELLRPATSTTPEKRSEEAARPKPTSTISTTTTIVHVTAVTYKPVEDGVEVQIKADGPFRSEVTEENKKLIVRIPNAILAWGITGAKSFNVESDSVQKITVSQKSVNPEVVQVEIDRKYKAPYKSLPSTDATVYRLKVESAPAYKPAGAGSSLTGNLLRIPVGYSYTIDVELKNGDSVILGDPAIADAVINAAGDITINGKSPGRTTLEIWGHKGSLARYIIEVYRDTGWIEQEIKSQIEDPGISVRVVNDVVILEGEAKSEKSHELAKAIAQAYVSKVIDNVVVRHERVDLEKTILDALKEQGLSRIDVKVRGGVALLSGTVGSESQRGIAEQIAKAYVQNVVNSIQVALPPDLETTIRSQLNMPNVSVKLLRDAIILSGTVDTEQQRTEAERLALIYSSRVVNLIQVRPFRKTGEEITAEIGISDVTAKWVGDQLYLEGTVRSELDSKLAEEIAKKYTDQVVNRIKVSKPVQINVKVKVLEVNRSALSRLGVSWSQGVTFSETSIPSQPFKVGRIVRASLLNARIDALISSGSARLLAEPNLTTISGQQATSLSGGEIPLVTETLGAPGIGRLAFGRETREYGVRLQITPTIDEDGYINVQLDSEVSEINRGAGFYTPVGRIGTFATRKIQANVRAKDGETVVLGGLLQQREIDNKTRLPILGYIPILGHLFTYSRKEKIETELIYIMTPKIIREGGSAQEIMPQLSAEATEKKPFTW, encoded by the coding sequence ATGAGGCAGATCGTCGCCATCGCATCATTGCTTATCTTCACCTCTGGCGCCCTCTGGGGAAGTGGCCCAGGGGTGATGTTGACCGACTTAAAGGTTATCCCCTCTGAGGGCGGATACCAGATCGTCATCGAACTCGACTCCCCGACAGCCTATATAGTCGACGATTCAAACCTACCTTCAAGCTTGAGGGTGGAAATCATAGATTGCGGTATATCCCCAAAGCTGATCTCACTCAAGCCCCTCCTCGTCAATAAAGGGGGAATATCGCGGATTGTACTGTCCGAGGACAAGCTCAGGGGGAGAACATACGTGGATATCTTTCTCTCAAAACGGGTCAAATACGTCAAACGTTCCCCCAGGGCAGCTAAGAGGATAGTTCTAGAGTTACTTCGCCCTGCCACCTCTACGACGCCCGAAAAGAGATCGGAGGAAGCGGCCAGGCCAAAGCCCACCTCCACCATTTCCACCACCACTACCATCGTCCATGTGACGGCTGTAACGTATAAGCCGGTCGAAGACGGAGTTGAGGTGCAGATCAAGGCGGATGGGCCTTTTAGAAGCGAGGTAACAGAAGAGAATAAAAAACTGATCGTTCGGATCCCAAACGCCATTCTTGCCTGGGGGATAACGGGGGCGAAGAGCTTTAACGTTGAAAGTGATTCGGTGCAGAAGATAACCGTCTCCCAGAAAAGCGTCAATCCTGAAGTCGTTCAGGTGGAGATCGACAGAAAGTATAAGGCGCCGTACAAATCTCTGCCCTCCACCGACGCGACCGTATATCGGCTTAAGGTTGAATCCGCTCCCGCTTATAAACCCGCCGGTGCCGGTTCCTCCCTGACGGGCAATCTGCTCCGTATACCCGTGGGATATTCCTATACGATCGATGTGGAGCTTAAAAATGGCGATTCCGTGATCCTGGGCGATCCCGCGATAGCCGATGCCGTGATAAATGCGGCGGGGGATATCACCATAAACGGCAAATCTCCCGGCAGAACCACCCTTGAGATATGGGGCCACAAAGGAAGCCTCGCCCGGTATATCATCGAGGTATACAGGGACACAGGCTGGATCGAACAGGAGATAAAGTCGCAAATAGAAGATCCGGGCATATCGGTCAGGGTGGTAAACGACGTCGTAATACTTGAGGGGGAAGCGAAATCCGAAAAGAGCCATGAGCTCGCCAAGGCTATCGCTCAAGCCTATGTCAGCAAGGTGATAGATAACGTTGTTGTGAGACATGAGAGGGTGGATTTGGAGAAGACCATTCTGGACGCTCTTAAGGAACAGGGGTTAAGCAGGATCGACGTGAAGGTCAGAGGAGGCGTGGCCCTCCTCAGCGGCACCGTGGGGAGTGAATCTCAGAGAGGGATAGCCGAGCAGATAGCCAAAGCATACGTGCAAAACGTCGTCAACTCGATTCAGGTGGCGTTGCCACCCGATTTGGAAACCACCATCCGATCACAGCTCAATATGCCCAATGTCTCGGTCAAGCTTCTCAGGGATGCCATTATCCTAAGCGGTACGGTTGACACGGAACAACAGAGAACCGAGGCTGAGAGACTCGCTTTGATCTATTCAAGCAGGGTGGTCAATCTCATCCAAGTCAGGCCTTTCAGAAAGACCGGTGAGGAGATAACGGCGGAGATAGGGATAAGCGATGTCACGGCCAAATGGGTCGGGGATCAGCTCTATCTTGAGGGCACCGTCAGGAGCGAGCTCGATTCGAAGTTAGCCGAGGAGATAGCAAAAAAGTATACCGATCAGGTGGTAAACAGGATAAAGGTCTCCAAACCGGTACAGATAAACGTAAAGGTCAAAGTCCTTGAGGTCAATAGGAGTGCGTTATCCCGTCTTGGCGTCAGTTGGTCCCAGGGGGTGACCTTCTCAGAAACAAGTATCCCTTCCCAGCCTTTCAAGGTCGGCCGGATAGTCCGTGCGAGTCTGTTGAATGCCAGGATAGATGCCCTTATAAGCTCTGGTTCAGCCAGATTGCTGGCTGAACCTAATCTGACGACCATCAGCGGACAGCAGGCTACCTCTTTGTCCGGCGGTGAGATCCCGTTGGTCACCGAGACGTTAGGCGCCCCGGGCATAGGCAGGTTGGCTTTCGGGAGGGAGACGAGGGAATACGGCGTCAGACTCCAGATAACCCCCACTATAGATGAGGACGGCTATATAAACGTTCAGCTCGACTCTGAGGTCAGCGAGATAAACAGAGGGGCCGGTTTTTACACGCCCGTCGGCAGAATAGGCACTTTCGCGACCAGAAAGATCCAGGCTAACGTCAGGGCCAAAGACGGCGAGACGGTGGTGCTGGGGGGATTGCTCCAGCAGAGAGAGATCGACAATAAAACCCGCCTGCCTATACTCGGATATATCCCGATCCTGGGGCATCTCTTCACCTATTCCCGCAAAGAGAAGATCGAGACGGAGCTGATATACATCATGACGCCAAAGATAATCAGGGAGGGCGGATCGGCTCAGGAGATTATGCCTCAGCTTTCGGCCGAGGCAACTGAAAAGAAACCTTTCACCTGGTGA
- a CDS encoding response regulator, which yields MRAFIADSDPESREVIRRSLAEKGVEVIGEADNGERCLEAIRENPPDLLFVEDELPGINGTEIARRISAEMPGTIVVMTSYEGRFHSLRRAMQSGAREFLLKPVEPEDMEETLADIFGIPRRPTAQEIEEPAPMVEEEKEEIVSSNRWVISLFSSKGGIGRTSLTANLGVIVASRTRNSVAMVDLSLQFGELHVVLDIVPQYTIYDLLPVVEKGELTEEELLKYMSAHPSGAMLLAAPPHPRYAEEVSGKHVEAILEVMRRRFDFILIDNPPLFIEPTLTALDLSDAILYLIPNSIPGVRNAKIALDVMRRLHYPLSKLKLIAVEMEGVKDVTVSDMEEVLGVMIEGTISLDPKQMLDSINSGVPIVVHRPNSKLAKEITEIASMLIGEMLPTGFEKNRKSLISRLKKLLEIKGL from the coding sequence ATGAGAGCTTTTATAGCGGATAGCGATCCGGAATCCAGAGAAGTTATAAGAAGATCCCTCGCCGAAAAGGGCGTTGAGGTGATCGGTGAGGCCGATAACGGGGAGAGATGTCTGGAGGCGATCAGAGAAAATCCACCAGATCTTCTCTTCGTGGAGGACGAACTGCCGGGGATAAACGGGACGGAGATCGCCAGGAGGATCTCCGCTGAGATGCCAGGGACGATCGTGGTGATGACCTCCTACGAGGGTAGATTCCATTCACTTAGAAGGGCGATGCAATCGGGTGCGAGGGAATTCCTGCTCAAACCGGTGGAGCCGGAGGATATGGAGGAGACCCTGGCGGATATCTTCGGCATACCACGACGTCCAACCGCTCAAGAGATCGAAGAGCCGGCTCCGATGGTGGAAGAGGAAAAGGAGGAGATTGTCTCATCCAATAGATGGGTGATCTCCCTCTTTAGCTCGAAGGGAGGGATCGGGAGGACAAGTCTGACCGCTAATCTTGGCGTTATAGTCGCATCGAGGACAAGGAATTCGGTGGCTATGGTCGATCTAAGCCTCCAGTTTGGTGAACTCCATGTCGTTTTAGATATTGTGCCGCAGTATACGATCTACGATCTTCTCCCTGTTGTCGAGAAGGGGGAGCTGACGGAGGAGGAGCTGCTCAAATACATGTCCGCCCATCCATCAGGAGCGATGTTACTCGCCGCTCCCCCACATCCCAGATATGCCGAAGAGGTGAGTGGGAAACACGTGGAGGCGATACTGGAAGTGATGAGACGAAGGTTCGATTTCATCCTGATAGATAACCCTCCCCTTTTCATCGAGCCGACCCTTACCGCTTTAGATCTCTCGGATGCCATACTCTACCTGATACCAAATTCCATCCCAGGGGTACGAAACGCTAAGATCGCCTTGGACGTTATGCGAAGGCTTCATTATCCTCTTTCAAAGCTGAAGCTGATAGCGGTGGAAATGGAGGGGGTGAAAGATGTGACGGTCTCCGATATGGAGGAGGTCCTAGGCGTGATGATCGAGGGCACGATTAGCCTCGATCCCAAACAAATGCTTGATTCCATAAACTCCGGTGTGCCGATCGTTGTTCATCGACCTAATTCGAAATTGGCTAAGGAGATAACGGAGATCGCCTCCATGTTAATAGGTGAAATGCTCCCAACAGGATTCGAGAAAAACCGAAAAAGCCTGATCTCACGACTTAAAAAGCTGTTGGAGATAAAGGGGTTGTGA